The following coding sequences lie in one Cannabis sativa cultivar Pink pepper isolate KNU-18-1 chromosome 5, ASM2916894v1, whole genome shotgun sequence genomic window:
- the LOC115718163 gene encoding E3 ubiquitin ligase PARAQUAT TOLERANCE 3 isoform X1 — protein sequence MAVYYKFKSAKDYDSIAMDGPFISVGTLKEKIFENKHLGRGTDFDLVVTNAQTNEEYIDEGMLIPKNTSVLIRRVPGRPRMPIVTDPNPMVEDKMEELEPEKTSFSVADSSAMKYHDDSEWDDLGGDLYEIPEVVPVQSSHVLPEATPTNKADEESKLQALIDTPALDWQRQGPEGFGGAGRGFGRGMGGRMMGGRGFGMERKTPPQGYICHRCKVPGHFIQHCPTNGDPNFDIKRVKPPTGIPKSMLMATPDGSYALPSGAVAVLRPNEAAFEKEIEGFPSTRSVGDLPPELHCPLCKEVMKDAVLTSKCCFKSFCDKCVRDYIISKSMCVCGATNILADDLLPNKTLRDTINRILESGNSSADNAGSTFQVQDMESARCPLPKNPSPSMSAASKGEHRPSPVKEETLKVEYIADEAKPIIATQQTVEKVKTARIADVSEPTHESVSVKEPASQCSAPLVEEEVQQKLISVEAGKKKKKKKVRMPANDLQWKASQDFPVDNYMMPMGPSAYNPSYNLSYNPSAYNPYWGGMQPSMDGYMTPFGGQMPGQMPGQMHGQMHGQIPGQMPGQMPYMGYNIGPLDMPFGPGFVQQDPFGGQGCMYPVAPPQRDLSDFGMGRNLAPPHPLMSREEFEARKADLRRKRENERRGDSSRDFSKDLDFGREVNSRGGAGPMKPKSVQRPVDRSPPPPPPPDYTHRHRSERSSIDRPPRDIEPPRPPKRKSDQHHDRERDRDRDHDRDRDYDYHDRESDHHHHYQQRRRSGSSGRPTSEASTKPSASASASAAASASSAAALEAAAAALDRKNKASVFSRISFPEGEVSKKRKLSSSPAKDTGGSGGGASVSSTHHKTASSNGYYEDHHHKSSSSSVKAAAAAVSGGGRKSAGSMDYESSDEDRHFKRKPSRYEPSPPPASVDLEEPKHSSRGSRDRERSKHR from the exons atgGCGGTCTATTATAAATTTAAGAGTGCAAAAGATTATGATTCAATTGCTATGGACGGTCCCTTCATCTCAGTTGGTactttgaaagaaaaaatatttgaaaacaaGCATTTGGGAAGGGGTACTGATTTCGATCTTGTGGTCACCAACGCCCAGACCAATGAAG AGTATATTGATGAAGGGATGTTGATACCAAAAAATACTTCAGTTTTAATTCGTCGAGTTCCAGGCCGGCCTCGTATGCCCATTGTTACTGATCCAAA TCCAATGGTGGAAGATAAGATGGAAGAACTTGAACCTGAAAAGACTAGCTTCTCAGTAGCTGATTCATCTGCCATGAAATAT CATGATGATTCGGAATGGGATGATCTGGGGGGCGATTTATATGAGATACCAGAAGTTGTGCCAGTTCAATCCAGTCATGTACTTCCAGAAGCTACCCCTACCAACAAAGCTGACGAGGAGAGCAAGCTACAGGCTTTGATTGATACCCCAGCCTTGGATTGGCAAAG ACAAGGTCCTGAAGGATTTGGTGGTGCTGGTAGAGGTTTTGGCAGGGGTATGGGGGGAAGAATGATGGGTGGACGTGGTTTTG GAATGGAGAGGAAAACACCTCCACAGGGCTATATATGTCACAGGTGCAAGGTGCCAGGGCATTTTATTCAACACTGCCCTACTAACGGTGATCCAAACTTTGACATCAAAAGGGTGAAGCCGCCCACTGGCATTCCTAAGTCCATGCTGATGGCAACCCCAGATGGCTCATATGCATTACCAAGTGGTGCAGTAGCTGTGTTGAGACCAAACGA aGCTGCTTTTGAGAAAGAGATTGAAGGGTTTCCATCTACACGATCTGTTGGAGATCTACCCCCCGAACTACATTGTCCATTGTGCAAGGAAGTAATGAAAGATGCAGTTTTGACAAGCAAGTGCTGCTTTAAGAGCTTCTGTGATAAAT gTGTCAGGGACTATATTATCTCAAAGTCAATGTGTGTCTGTGGGGCAACAAATATACTTGCAGATGATCTATTGCCCAATAAGACGCTCAGGGATACAATCAACCGTATATTGGAATCTGGTAATAGTAGTGCTGATAATGCTGGGAGTACATTTCAAGTACAAG ACATGGAGTCTGCACGCTGCCCACTGCCAAAAAATCCATCTCCTTCCATGTCAGCTGCATCTAAGGGAGAACATAGACCATCACCTGTCAAGGAAGAAACCTTAAAGGTAGAGTACATAGCAGATGAGGCCAAGCCTATAATAGCTACACAGCAAACAGTAGAGAAGGTGAAGACTGCGAGAATAGCTGATGTATCTGAACCCACTCATGAATCAGTGAGTGTTAAGGAACCAGCATCGCAGTGCAGTGCTCCACTTGTGGAGGAGGAAGTGCAACAGAAGCTAATTTCTGTTGAGGCAG gaaagaaaaagaaaaagaagaaagtcCGTATGCCTGCTAATG ATTTGCAGTGGAAAGCTTCTCAAGATTTCCCAGTTGATAATTATATGATGCCTATGGGGCCTTCTGCTTATAATCCTTCTTATAATCTCTCTTATAATCCTTCTGCTTATAATCCATACTGGGGTGGGATGCAACCTAGTATGGATGGATATATGACCCCATTTGGTGGACAAATGCCTGGACAAATGCCTGGACAGATGCATGGACAGATGCATGGACAGATACCTGGACAGATGCCTGGGCAGATGCCTTATATGGGTTATAACATAGGACCCTTAGACATGCCATTTGGTCCAGGTTTTGTTCAACAAGATCCATTTGGTGGTCAGGGTTGTATGTACCCTGTTGCTCCTCCTCAGAG GGATCTGTCAGATTTTGGAATGGGTAGGAATCTAGCACCACCCCACCCTCTCATGAGTAGAGAAGAATTTGAAGCACGGAAAGCTGACTTGAGGAGGAAACGTGAGAATGAGAGACGGGGCGATAG CAGCAGGGATTTTTCCAAAGATCTGGATTTTGGTCGAGAAGTGAACAGCCGTGGCGGTGCCGGTCCAATGAAACCCAAATCT GTGCAGAGACCAGTGGATagatcaccaccaccaccaccaccaccagacTATACCCACCGCCACCGTTCCGAGAGATCTTCCATTGACAGACCTCCCAGAGATATCGAACCTCCACGCCCACCCAAGAGAAAGTCCGACCAACACCACGACCGTGAACGAGACCGGGACCGCGACCATGACCGTGACCGAGACTATGACTATCACGATCGAGAAAGtgaccaccaccaccactatcAACAACGCCGGCGATCGGGTTCCTCTGGCAGGCCGACCTCTGAAGCCTCAACCAAACCCTCAGCTTCGGCTTCGGCGTCGGCGGCGGCTTCTGCCTCTTCAGCTGCTGCTTTAGAGGCGGCGGCGGCGGCTTTAGATCGCAAGAATAAGGCGAGCGTTTTCTCTCGCATTAGCTTTCCGGAGGGAGAAGTTTCGAAAAAGCGTAAGCTTTCTTCTTCTCCGGCGAAAGATACGGGAGGTAGTGGTGGTGGTGCGTCTGTTTCTTCGACACATCACAAAACGGCGTCGTCGAACGGGTACTACGAGGATCACCACCACAAGTCTTCGTCTTCGTCGGTGAAGGCAGCGGCGGCGGCGGTTAGTGGTGGAGGAAGGAAATCAGCTGGTTCTATGGATTACGAGTCTAGTGATGAGGATAGGCATTTCAAAAGGAAGCCTTCTCGGTACGAGCCTTCGCCGCCTCCGGCGTCGGTGGATTTGGAGGAGCCTAAACACTCGTCAAGAGGTTCCAGGGATAGGGAGCGAAGCAAGCACAGATAG